One part of the Nematostella vectensis chromosome 8, jaNemVect1.1, whole genome shotgun sequence genome encodes these proteins:
- the LOC5505354 gene encoding CUB and sushi domain-containing protein 1 isoform X1 — MMIKHSHLSTAGTFHVFIYLLHCTIQITAVSICDIDSISGVREGEVTSPGYPLDYGNYRNCTMVIDGGPYTKIEFTFLDMAVEEYEDDPGSCRSDRLEIDSSARFCGYYLPTKYTSRDSRVRLVFVSDRYNIFDERGFALRFRVIRALGEGICPSRVIKNRLSGSLYSPQFPRDYSDGRGCRVTVRVPDNYMMHVWFTSFHLEKSPTCEYDWLTVKDEHGGWKMCGGGVNKIPRPMRLTGRTVNLAFKSNQRKTEKGFHMHFNISRLSEGSCVCTRGLGRVMVKHFKSKIMRAQNTVEFSFRTGKAFGLIMFSQGRLRDHIYIGLRYGQVFYQTDLGTGRGLIISRGPRLHDNKWHNVLISRTDRTIALSVDGRLEGSSSTRGSFTRLDIPDAVGLFLGAPSTISGIVGNFRGCIRDLRIDGREPITNAFAQKPDYDVIRRIGFFACKS; from the exons ATGATGATCAAGCACAGCCACTTATCGACAGCTGGGACATTCCATGTGTTTATATACTTGCTGCATTGCACAATACAAATTACGGCCGTGTCGATATGTGATATCGACTCTATAAGCGGGGTCAGAGAAGGCGAGGTCACGTCTCCAGGGTACCCGCTAGACTATGGTAATTACAGGAACTGTACGATGGTAATAGACGGCGGGCCGTATACTAAGATAGAATTCACATTCCTGGATATGGCGGTGGAAGAGTACGAAGATG ACCCAGGCTCCTGCCGCTCAGACAGACTAGAAATCGATTCGAGTGCAAGGTTTTGTGGGTACTATCTTCCCACCAAGTACACGTCACGTGATAGCAGGGTTAGACTCGTCTTTGTTAGCGACCGCTACAACATCTTCGACGAGCGTGGATTTGCGCTCAGGTTTCGCGTCATAAGAG CCCTAGGTGAGGGTATTTGTCCGTCTAGGGTGATCAAAAACCGGTTGTCGGGCTCCCTGTACTCGCCCCAGTTCCCTAGAGACTACTCGGACGGcagggggtgcagggtgacCGTGAGGGTGCCGGATAATTACATGATGCACGTGTGGTTCACAAGTTTTCATCTAGAGA AATCCCCAACGTGCGAATATGATTGGCTAACGGTCAAAGATGAGCATGGAGGCTGGAAGATGTGCGGGGGCGGAGTAAACAAAATCCCTCGACCAATGAGATTGACTGGTCGAACTGTCAATCTTGCGTTCAAATCGAACCAAAGAAAGACCGAGAAAGGATTTCATATGCACTTCAATATTAGCAGATTAAGTGAAG GTTCGTGTGTTTGTACACGTGGTCTTGGGCGTGTGATGGTCAAACACTTCAAGTCCAAGATTATGCGCGCGCAGAATACGGTCGAGTTTAGCTTTCGGACAGGAAAAGCGTTCGGACTGATTATGTTCTCCCAGGGACGACTTAGGGATCATATCTACATTGGACTGCGGTATGGACAAGTGTTTTACCAGACAGATCTCGGTACAG GGCGTGGTCTGATAATATCCCGCGGCCCCCGTCTCCATGACAACAAGTGGCATAATGTGCTCATTTCCCGGACAGATCGGACAATAGCGCTTTCTGTGGACGGTCGGTTAGAAG GATCTTCTTCGACTCGAGGGAGCTTCACCAGACTCGACATTCCAGACGCTGTCGGGTTGTTCCTCGGTGCTCCGAGCACTATCTCGGGAATCGTCGGAAACTTCCGAGGCTGCATTCGGGACCTTCGCATCGATGGACGCGAGCCAATCACAAACGCGTTTGCACAGAAGCCAGACTATGACGTCATAAGAAGAATAGGGTTCTTCGCGTGCAAAAGTTAA
- the LOC5505354 gene encoding uncharacterized protein LOC5505354 isoform X2, with the protein MMIKHSHLSTAGTFHVFIYLLHCTIQITAVSICDIDSISGVREGEVTSPGYPLDYDPGSCRSDRLEIDSSARFCGYYLPTKYTSRDSRVRLVFVSDRYNIFDERGFALRFRVIRALGEGICPSRVIKNRLSGSLYSPQFPRDYSDGRGCRVTVRVPDNYMMHVWFTSFHLEKSPTCEYDWLTVKDEHGGWKMCGGGVNKIPRPMRLTGRTVNLAFKSNQRKTEKGFHMHFNISRLSEGSCVCTRGLGRVMVKHFKSKIMRAQNTVEFSFRTGKAFGLIMFSQGRLRDHIYIGLRYGQVFYQTDLGTGRGLIISRGPRLHDNKWHNVLISRTDRTIALSVDGRLEGSSSTRGSFTRLDIPDAVGLFLGAPSTISGIVGNFRGCIRDLRIDGREPITNAFAQKPDYDVIRRIGFFACKS; encoded by the exons ATGATGATCAAGCACAGCCACTTATCGACAGCTGGGACATTCCATGTGTTTATATACTTGCTGCATTGCACAATACAAATTACGGCCGTGTCGATATGTGATATCGACTCTATAAGCGGGGTCAGAGAAGGCGAGGTCACGTCTCCAGGGTACCCGCTAGACTATG ACCCAGGCTCCTGCCGCTCAGACAGACTAGAAATCGATTCGAGTGCAAGGTTTTGTGGGTACTATCTTCCCACCAAGTACACGTCACGTGATAGCAGGGTTAGACTCGTCTTTGTTAGCGACCGCTACAACATCTTCGACGAGCGTGGATTTGCGCTCAGGTTTCGCGTCATAAGAG CCCTAGGTGAGGGTATTTGTCCGTCTAGGGTGATCAAAAACCGGTTGTCGGGCTCCCTGTACTCGCCCCAGTTCCCTAGAGACTACTCGGACGGcagggggtgcagggtgacCGTGAGGGTGCCGGATAATTACATGATGCACGTGTGGTTCACAAGTTTTCATCTAGAGA AATCCCCAACGTGCGAATATGATTGGCTAACGGTCAAAGATGAGCATGGAGGCTGGAAGATGTGCGGGGGCGGAGTAAACAAAATCCCTCGACCAATGAGATTGACTGGTCGAACTGTCAATCTTGCGTTCAAATCGAACCAAAGAAAGACCGAGAAAGGATTTCATATGCACTTCAATATTAGCAGATTAAGTGAAG GTTCGTGTGTTTGTACACGTGGTCTTGGGCGTGTGATGGTCAAACACTTCAAGTCCAAGATTATGCGCGCGCAGAATACGGTCGAGTTTAGCTTTCGGACAGGAAAAGCGTTCGGACTGATTATGTTCTCCCAGGGACGACTTAGGGATCATATCTACATTGGACTGCGGTATGGACAAGTGTTTTACCAGACAGATCTCGGTACAG GGCGTGGTCTGATAATATCCCGCGGCCCCCGTCTCCATGACAACAAGTGGCATAATGTGCTCATTTCCCGGACAGATCGGACAATAGCGCTTTCTGTGGACGGTCGGTTAGAAG GATCTTCTTCGACTCGAGGGAGCTTCACCAGACTCGACATTCCAGACGCTGTCGGGTTGTTCCTCGGTGCTCCGAGCACTATCTCGGGAATCGTCGGAAACTTCCGAGGCTGCATTCGGGACCTTCGCATCGATGGACGCGAGCCAATCACAAACGCGTTTGCACAGAAGCCAGACTATGACGTCATAAGAAGAATAGGGTTCTTCGCGTGCAAAAGTTAA